One Gossypium arboreum isolate Shixiya-1 chromosome 13, ASM2569848v2, whole genome shotgun sequence genomic window, CCAAAATATATGAAATTACAGATTAGTATAATGCTAAAATTGTTCTTTGCCCCCCTCCCCAAATTTATGGTTCATCTCTAGCCCCCTAAAGCGATATTCTGGCTTCGCCCCCAGTGAGTCTATATTTTTCAAATGCTCAGTACTTTAGTAATTCTCGTGTAGCAGATATATCCACCCAGCCCTAGCATAGTGGAACATGTTTTTTTGTTATGTTGCCCAAGGTGGATAACAAAAAGAAACAAGAAATCCAGTTTCAGTTTCTATTAGGTTCTCCACATCACTTGACATTCTAATGGTACACATAGCACATCAAAAAGTGCAAAGTCAATTTGAATAGAGCATGAACTTAAATTCTTCAATTTGTTAAAATTTGGATTTATCAGTTATACTATGTCGGTCCTAATTTGGCGCATTGAAGGGACATGATGGAAGTAGAACCATTTGATAGGCATTGCAAGATGTTGCGGCTGCAAGTAAAACCACCAGTGTCTGGCTTTGATTACTTGTTTAGAATTTCCGATACTTCTCCGTTTCCTTTGTCTGAAATGAGAAAGGAAGGGCAAGAATCGAGATAACAAGCCAGATTGCTAGACCATCTTTATGATCTAACATTCATGTTGATCACATGAGTGTAGGTTTCCTGTTTGTTTGTGCATTAGTATTAATTATACTTGAAATGTTTGACAAATAATTCACAAAGACCTTAGAATTTTCATTCTTGGATTGTGTGTGGCTCTTATGAATCATGACTTTGGAACTTACCCTATGTTAATCACTTATAGGGACCTAAATCCTTTGCACGATGTCACTAGTCGAAGAGACTACAAGGAAAAGTACTATGACCGCTTATTGCCTCTAGGTCTGAAGTATACCGAGGTAAATGAGATGCTTGGAACTGGCATGTTATGGTAAACCCAGATATTGATAATTGTTTATATCAGTTTTATCGATTCTCTAAAATATGTATCAGTGATGACTGAACACAGATTTTATGCAGCTTTTACCTTGGGGAGGAAAGCTTACGAGTGAATCTATAAAGTTCTTCTCACCGATAGTGATATGGACCAAGTTTAGTTCGAGCAATTCTAAACACGAAGTTCTATATTCCGCATTCATGGAATACTACAAGGTACGGTTATTCTTCTGAGAAATGCAGTCATTGCCTGATGATATAAATTACAAATGATAATTGGCATTATCGATACATTATCTTTTGGAAACTGTGCTTAGTTTTCTTACTTCTTGATGCTCTATTAGGCATGGCTGGAGCTAATGGAGCAAGCGGTGGAGGATACTGATCCATCTCAAATTACGTGCAATCTCGAAGCCCAGCATAGATATCTAACATGGAGAGCTGAAAAGGTTATTATTCCAGATTTTTGCTTTCTCTTACAGTCTCATCTTTATGAACCTATCATCTCTGTTAGCTTTGGATAGGATCTTCACAGTTGATTTTTGCACGACATAgaaaatattacattaattaagataaaattaTTGATTGTTGTTGCAATCGAGTTTTTTATGTCTGAGAACTGAAAGAGAGCAGATAAAATTGTCTGACTCTTTCCAAGGGGTGTGTAATTGACCCGAGCTGAGCCCGAATATTGGCAAGCTCGAGCTGGACTCAAAATTCAGAATTTGATACTCTGCTCGAGCTTGATCAAACATTCAAACTCGAGATATAATCGAACTTCTCGATCCTGTTTACTAATTTTTGTATTTAAGTTAGAAGTCAATTAAGCTCATACGTTTTCAAGCTTGAGCTGGATAATTAAGCTTAAGGTTAATACTGTTAAGATTAAGGGTAATAGTGTATTTtaatgatataaaaatattttaaaaaaatataaaaaatgaaaacaCGATAAGGCTTGCTAGCTGTTTGAGCCGAGTATTATTATGCTTGAATTCGGCTTGATCAATAGCTTGGCTTGGTCAAGCTTGAGCTTGGATTGATAATTACCGAATtatgttttagtttttttttcaagTCAAACTTGTGTAGTTTGCGTATGCCGGTGTCTCATTCACAACGTTACTCATTCCCATTATAATATGTTAATACATAACTAAATACTTGTCACTTGCGCTTCTTGGATTGACTCAACACTCTTTGTTACATTTAACTTCTCCGATCTTAACATATTTATCTTAGAATCATATCCATAACGGCAAGTTTGTTTGGCCGAGCAATCCTAGGTCCAAATTTCAGGCTTAGCCTTTCAAATATAGCTACTGTTGAATCGTGTCTATTGGTAAAGTCCAAACCGGGCTCGGAATCAACCccaaaaaatataatattagagTCTTCTGCATTCCTTTACAGGAAATCATAAAAGTTTGCAGGCATTAACGTTTCTTATTTTCTCAACTTTTTTGGTTCATATGAAAGCAGGATCCTGGCCACGGAGTTTTAAAACGGTTGATTGGGGAGAAGCTCGCCAAGGTCTATTCATGAATCACTTAGCTTTAATGATTTTTGGTCAACGTGACCAGTTCTTTACCTAACTAATGAATCAATGCAAAATCCGTAGGATCTGTTGAGAAATTTCCTTTTTAGTGGGATTGATGAACTAGGAAGCAAAACGTTCGTGGACTACTTCCCCGAGTACAGCATCGAAGATGGGACTATAAACGAGAAACGAAGCATCATCGGTAAGGGTTTCGAAAACCGGCCTTGGGATAAAAACGGAGAGTTTATTGGTAATGACTTGAGAAACTAACTTTTTGTGGATTCTTGTAATCCTGCTTCTTAACCCTGATTTTTCACTGTCTGTGTACCGAATAATAATCCATATATACACCTCCCAAATGGAAGGAATTGTTGTATGTTATAGCTAGATTTTGTGTACATTTAATTGTTCTTCTTAGTGATTTTCTTGCTTTTAAAGTTCCAACattaattcttaaaaaaaaaaaaaaaaaattagcctGAAAAATTGAAGGAAGTTTCTCCCGTAGAAATTGGCTTTCGAATGTGTACATGGTTGGCTTTCGATTTTGCTTGAACAATAATTACATAATGGGTAAATTCCACTAGTAGTTATTCAATTAttagtaattttttattaaaattacaaaatgatcatCCAATTATTAGTAGATTTTTCTTTTGGTTatctaattttgaaaagttaaaaatatcatttaattatttaattgtcTTTTTTGTCAATTAGGTGTTTTTATTTTTACCTTAGCTAGCTGGaaagataaaattgaatagttagtgattattttgtaactttttatagttaggtgataaaaaatattaataattgagtgattagtttataatttttataattggaTGACTTAGTATTAATGTAattcttttaaataataaaatattttgtctTGGATTTTAGTTTACCCGTTGattgcaatttattttatattcgatTTTATGTCATTGGTTAAATAGaataaattattgaattttatttaattgaataaattatatttgattattttatacGATTTTATGTGAATAAATTATCGATTTttgattttaattgaataaattatgtttgATTAGTTTATTCGATTTTAGGTAaataaattatcaatttttgatttaattgaataaattatcaATTTTATATTTGATTAATTGATTGAATTTAGTTTGATGTTACTGATTAAGAATCTTTTACATACAAATAAACGATCGATTTATCATATTTAggttatttaatatatattattttgccaattatatttattttctattgccAACTCAAAgtcttaaattttttaattttacttattttaataaatatatacaaattaattatattttaatttcttcccGACTAATACAAGGAAAGCAAAATCAAAATTACTCAGTAATAAAAAATAAGATAAATTATATCTGTTGCAAAATTATtagtaaaagttacaaaataatctttaaattatacaaaattttcatttaagttattaaattatttaaattatttgttgtatGACTTTCTCTATTCACATTCCTTATATCAATCGAAATCTCTCACTCCTCTTACTTTTTATAGTTCAATTCTATTTTTTTCAgtgaaacaattttaaacatcacgaactcatgaatcaaaatttaaataactTTTTTCTCTAATCTTCGGCACTGACCCCAGATTGATTCGAAATCTAAAGTATATTTTTCTACTTATAGATGGGTACTGATCatttattgatcgtcaaattctcTCTTGAAACTTGCTAAttagatttaataaaaaataaataaaattttttgaatagttcagtgacttaaataaaaactttcagagtttagtgactattttgtaacttctTTGAAGTTGAACGACTAAAACGTAAATTTACTTTtcctaaatattatttaatataattaaatttatataaaaaatgcaAAGCGggcaaaacattttaattttgtttaaaaaaaaaaaaacactccgGACCTACTCTCACCACGGCTCTGTCGCAGCTCACTCTGTCTTCTAGTTTCCGACGGAGCAGGAAATTTGAATAAGGTAATTttcaaaaccctaaaccctaaaaaggTTCGATGTCCACTTACAGTCATGATAGAGAGATTTTAAGTTATTTGCTATCTGTCTATCTTCATCACTATGCTATATTTTGATTTCCTGTTTTCGATCCTACTGCTCGTTACTATTTGTCTCATCAATTTAATTTAAGGGTATAGGTTTTGCGGAAATGGCGGGCTGTTGTAGCCTCTATAATGATTATTTTCCGTTATTTGCGGCCACGATCTGCTGCTATTGATGTGAAATTTATTCACACCGCTAGTGAGGTCGGTAGCATGGAACTGATGTAGTTAAATTTTGACTGTTTGGTGTCTGTTTGGTTGCTGAGAAAATTTAAGAAATGGAAATGAATATCGAATGAAAGGGGGCATGGGATATTGCTGATTTTGTTTTAGTTCCAATAATGGTGAAAATTTGAGTAGTTCTGAATTCTGATATGAATTTATAATTTATGGGGAAAGTTCTCTCACATAGGTCTTGGTTTTGCAGGAGAAGATGAAAGTCAAGTTGCTACGTATCCTTGTCTTCAATGCAAAGTGTTTCAAGCAAAATTGTTTTTGTTAATCTTTTATGAGTAAATGGTTTATTCCATGTCTTGGATTTTGTGTATGTGTCCAACATGTGCTTATTCAGTCCTTTTTGCAAGTATTTCATGTATTTGGCGGGTATTTGAAAAGTCATATTTCCATACTTATGTTTAGAAATATCGGACATGAGAacttaaagaaaaatgaagagtcggAAGAAGATTTATTTCACAAGAATAGCACCTTTTGTGGTTTCTGTTATTCTTGAGTATATATCTTTGATTTATGGCAAAAagcatttttcttgtttttcctcAACCTTTTAAATTCTTGAGTATATcatatgtatgttaaatgttacTAAGCTATGTTACTTGGACACGGGTATAAGTTTCGGATACTTGTATGTTTCTGACATGGCTATGCGCTCtttgttttctatgtttttccatgtatttggaaAGCCATGTCCTCTCACCATGTCCATATATGTGTCCAACATGACTATTTCAAGCAAAATGAAGTGTTGGACTTGTTTTTGGTCAAAATGACAGTTTTTTTTACTAGAAGAAGCAGTTTTCTCTTGACCTATTTCTCTCCCTATATCTTTTGGCtataaacagagtaagcactcTTTACCACTTGCGTCCCAATGTAGctactaaaaaaaaattatgcttTTTTGTTGAATTACCCTTGTTTTTTTAATGATGAGGAAACtctaattatattttctttttgatGACAGATGGCATGCTGTTGCTTCATGGACATGGGATGCCCAAGATGAAACATGTGGAATTTGTAGGATGGCCTTTGATGGTTGTTGTTCTGACTGTAAACTCCCTGGGGATGATTGCCCATTGAGTAAGTCTTTACTTTGACTGATCGTATTGTCTTTTATTGTTGAGTCGTTATTAAAAAGAGTTTCTATGAAATTTTGTGCCCTTAAATAGTTCTTACCTTTTGGTTTCATGAACATTATGTTATTCAAATTCAGGTATGTGTCGACACAGGTAAGGCCGATTTTTCTACATTTTTCTATGTATTTGGAAGGCTCTCGGAGGTTGTGTCCCTATATCCATGTGTTAGACACTGttacttcaagaaaaataaagagcTGGAGCTCCATAGCGTGAATGTGTCtccttttttaaaatattttcatttttctacTAGGACAATTGTCAGGACAATGCTACTAAAATTTGCTAAATGGCATTCATGTGCAAAGAAAAATCTTTTTGAAATCCCATTAATATATGGTCTAAGATTCTATTTGGAATTGCTTTTCTATGATGATTTCATTGATATATACTTTTTAGGAATTACTTCTACTTTTATGAGATTGTAGCACTTTGTTCATGCAAGAGTTATGTTGTTCCATTCTTCTTCTTGCTTGATGTACTTGTGTCCGATATATTTGACACATATTCAGATATAGGTATAAGGATATAATCCAACAAATAtatggaaaacttagaaaaaatcaAACAGATTGCTGTTGGACACAGATCTATCATGAGATTCACATCCGAGTCCGAGTAACTTAGATTCAAAGAAAGATACaaatttggtattttgaaatgAACTAATAGTAGGCATGGTTTGCTTATATAATCATATGACAGAACGAGTATATTCACAAATACAATGCATATTCATCTCCTATTTTGCTTTGACTCTTTACTTCTTATTTTTGAAGCATTCATATACTTGGACAGAGGTACGGGGATATGACCCTCACACCTGAGTCCAAATAACCTCGATTGTTTTCATTTTTGTCTCATTGCTTTCTTACTTATTATACATGTAAATGTTTGGAGTTCATCATCTTCTTAGTACTTAATGATGTTTATCGGTTGTTGTGTTGCAGTTTGGGGTGCATGCAACCATGCTTTCCATCTTCATTGCATCCTGAAATGGGTTAATTCACAGACTTCTCAAGCACATTGTCCGATGTGCCGTCGTGAATGGAAGTTCAAGGGATGATTCATCcaataaatattttaaccatTGATGCCTTATGTTGCTTATCTGTTAAAAAAACACACTTTTTATCTCTTCTCATTTTGATCTACCTATATTCATAGATTCACCAAATATGAGTTTTGTTTCTGTTTTGTGCTTACATGGTTCATGTAAAATGGGCCAACAGTTATGGCCATCAACCTTTAATTCGTCAAACACCCTCCCTTTTAGCAAGGTTAAAAGGGATTTCACAGCCGGAGTGGTGGTGGAACCGATCAAACTATCGATTTGCTGGTCTGACCGGTTcaagtaaataaaatatttttggttCAATCACGTGGTTCAAGTACTCCATATCAGTTGTTGTTCAATCGGTTTAATGACTCTTTGATCTTGTATTTCGGTTAGTTTCTTGAGTCAATCTGTTTAATGGTTTTTTTTTGGGCCGGTACTTAAGCAAGAACTTGATCCAAACATCATTGTCCTTTGGAGAAATGGGTGTTAGTCAAGACCCAAGAAATgaaattttgggttttgggttgtatcaataaatgattttatttaacagtatttatttatatttaacgagatttgaacctaaatagtttaaaattcattaaaatgaaaaattatattaatattaattttatgtatttttaagtAAATTACCTTGAGGTAGTTCAACAATTAGTGCGtttgcactttagtccctaaatttaaaAGGTTCTAAGTTGGTcattgaaatatttaaaattattgtttaagTGGTTAAGTTACCATTTATCATAGAGTAAACTATATCCAAAGTTATttaactattaataaatttacactcgtaattttctaaaattgagTAGTCAATGTGTAAGTTTATTAATAATTgacattaattataatttatcctatattttataattaaatttaagtaaaagtatattttaattattaaattaaaaaaaaccttGCACCCTACTCTTAAACAgaatgtagttttttttttttgacaaagaTAATAAAAAACCTAGCTACATGAACTTAAACCCTTCCCTAAACGGTAGAACCTCGAACAGCCGCAACTTGTGCCTTCTCTCATGTATCGTCTTTACCAAGCTATCAGCCTCCAGATTATCTTCTATAGATATGTGCAAAATACTCCAACGGCCAAATCATGATAACAACTGATGAATTCTCCTAATGAGAATAGAGTTGAAACCCTTCAAAAAACTCTCCTAAATGTCCTTAACGTCTCAAAGTTATCAAACTGAGTTAACACATTATCGTAACTCTCCAAACAAATGTAGTTTTTAAGTATGAACAAATTCCCAACTACTCCACCTAACTCCACAAGTAGAGATAAATGTATCATTTATGGTATCTCTCTTATCTACTTTTGGATCTTCTATTTCCTTAGATTTCTTTGTCTCTTTGTcttacaataataaaataaaataccaaatttaaagtcttttttcttttaattctttGGGTTAGGAACCAAAACCATGTTCTTGGAATCACTTTGGAGACTTTTCTTGCAATCTCCCACACCCCACTAAGAAACAAAACACATTGAGGCCAACTGTTGTGTCTTTGTTAGGACATGTTTGGCTTCTTCTAACCTTTGGGAATATGTAAATGGTTAAAAAAAAAAGGCCTGCCTTTGATTCTTATCCACCCAATGCAAGGACAAAATTAAGTataaatttggtgttaattttaCCTATAagagttaaaatattttatatttatataaaaaattgatatatatttctattaatttttatattatattgtaAAAGATCTAAAATAAAGAATAAGCCGAGAAGTTTGTAGAGAAAGGAAAATATTTAATTGTATTCTTGGTCCTTGTATTATTtgtgaatttaaaatttagtctatcTACTAAATAGTTTAGggtttctattttattatttaaaaataaattggattgataaattcacaaaaaaaattcattaaattaaattacgtagtattttaaaataaaaaatatggtcATGTAGTCAATTTAAAGGCAAGtggaaactatgtaagcaaaatatatatatatatattgaatttcTTATTGCTTGTCTGACTTACAACAAACTTTACAATCCCATCCTTAACACTTTCATTTGCTAACTTGGCTTAATGTTTGCTACAGGGGCGTGCCTAGGGCGGTTGGCATGGGTT contains:
- the LOC108451225 gene encoding anaphase-promoting complex subunit 11, producing MIIFRYLRPRSAAIDVKFIHTASEVGSMELIWHAVASWTWDAQDETCGICRMAFDGCCSDCKLPGDDCPLIWGACNHAFHLHCILKWVNSQTSQAHCPMCRREWKFKG
- the LOC108450615 gene encoding phytochromobilin:ferredoxin oxidoreductase, chloroplastic isoform X2, translating into MIAMDEQTRLEMLSFETPKIRLLRSMSIEGEAMQVLDFAAFPKPEFDLPIFCGNFFTTANMNIVVLDLNPLHDVTSRRDYKEKYYDRLLPLGLKYTELLPWGGKLTSESIKFFSPIVIWTKFSSSNSKHEVLYSAFMEYYKAWLELMEQAVEDTDPSQITCNLEAQHRYLTWRAEKDPGHGVLKRLIGEKLAKDLLRNFLFSGIDELGSKTFVDYFPEYSIEDGTINEKRSIIGKGFENRPWDKNGEFIGNDLRN
- the LOC108450615 gene encoding phytochromobilin:ferredoxin oxidoreductase, chloroplastic isoform X1, giving the protein MDCCSFSSSLSLSLSLMLKPRPPLMTINYNGNSQWSKRKKKMHCLLQVSAISYQNFIHFALNETKRHTLLLPSPLQEKYGSMIAMDEQTRLEMLSFETPKIRLLRSMSIEGEAMQVLDFAAFPKPEFDLPIFCGNFFTTANMNIVVLDLNPLHDVTSRRDYKEKYYDRLLPLGLKYTELLPWGGKLTSESIKFFSPIVIWTKFSSSNSKHEVLYSAFMEYYKAWLELMEQAVEDTDPSQITCNLEAQHRYLTWRAEKDPGHGVLKRLIGEKLAKDLLRNFLFSGIDELGSKTFVDYFPEYSIEDGTINEKRSIIGKGFENRPWDKNGEFIGNDLRN